In Ruminiclostridium papyrosolvens DSM 2782, the following proteins share a genomic window:
- a CDS encoding DUF342 domain-containing protein, whose product MSANITIYSSPYIIITKRDDGYYIQSLKKGLSIDEFQKCLNSHPEIKVTNFAVIKNALVLAPQDPRKFASAKERISIEVSGDELRAYITVNVGPQEILGTEIIKEVVLELNRKGVVYGIKKDVLLSLVAGKTVLIAEGEPPQNGSDSKNRLYQIKEAKPEIKEDGTADHYDLNLINMVQVGEWLGEKIHATSGKEGKTVYGNPIKPMPGKDYPIFFDRKTVKAVEEEGKTTLYAMRKGAVYFSGDSIGVSNHLELSDNVGVKTGNVDFDGYLTVKGTIEDNYIVSTTNDIEVLGEYGVGSCKEINSREGNIYIRGGIAGKGKTVIKCKKNLYIKFVADAEIICDGSVHVGFYCLNSNIIAKEVILESLKGQIIGGNITADIRVLAATYGTPSEKRTNIYVKGFDRVALKDSLDNLTEEIEQLKISMNQYKQQISIFNISDAGKSRKSEFEKLNEVYNNIRAELQAKEETRKNIAGYLKVKGEGEITILKKAFPNTYFEIKRIQKEIQTPVLRTSFYYSEGTIKEL is encoded by the coding sequence ATGTCAGCAAATATCACTATCTATTCTTCTCCGTACATCATAATAACAAAAAGGGATGATGGTTATTACATACAATCCTTAAAAAAAGGCTTGAGTATAGATGAATTTCAAAAATGTCTAAATTCACATCCCGAGATTAAAGTAACCAACTTCGCCGTAATTAAAAATGCACTTGTATTGGCACCACAAGACCCCAGAAAATTTGCCAGTGCAAAGGAAAGAATAAGTATAGAAGTATCCGGAGACGAACTTAGGGCTTACATAACCGTTAATGTGGGACCACAAGAAATTTTAGGTACTGAAATAATAAAAGAGGTAGTTCTTGAGTTAAACCGTAAAGGAGTTGTTTATGGGATTAAAAAGGACGTGCTTTTAAGTTTGGTTGCCGGAAAAACCGTACTTATAGCCGAAGGAGAACCTCCACAGAATGGGAGTGATTCCAAAAATAGGTTATATCAAATAAAAGAAGCTAAACCTGAAATAAAAGAAGACGGTACTGCGGATCATTATGACCTTAATCTTATAAACATGGTGCAAGTAGGTGAATGGCTTGGCGAGAAAATTCACGCAACTTCGGGTAAAGAAGGCAAAACAGTATATGGAAATCCCATAAAACCTATGCCCGGAAAAGATTACCCGATTTTTTTTGACCGTAAAACGGTAAAAGCTGTAGAAGAAGAAGGAAAGACAACTCTATATGCCATGAGGAAGGGTGCCGTTTATTTCTCGGGAGACAGTATTGGGGTATCCAATCATTTGGAGCTAAGCGACAATGTAGGTGTTAAAACAGGAAATGTTGATTTTGACGGTTACCTTACTGTCAAAGGAACAATAGAGGACAACTATATAGTTTCTACAACGAATGATATAGAAGTACTTGGCGAATACGGTGTTGGCAGTTGTAAAGAAATAAACAGCAGAGAGGGAAATATTTACATAAGAGGCGGTATAGCAGGTAAGGGTAAAACGGTTATCAAATGCAAAAAAAATCTATACATCAAATTTGTTGCTGATGCTGAAATAATCTGTGACGGAAGTGTACATGTAGGATTTTACTGCCTGAACAGCAATATTATTGCAAAGGAAGTAATACTGGAATCACTAAAGGGCCAGATTATCGGAGGAAATATAACTGCAGATATCAGAGTGCTTGCAGCTACATATGGTACTCCAAGTGAAAAAAGAACAAATATTTATGTAAAAGGATTTGACAGGGTTGCACTTAAAGATTCCCTTGACAATCTTACAGAGGAAATAGAACAACTTAAAATTTCAATGAACCAGTACAAACAGCAAATATCCATTTTTAACATATCTGATGCAGGAAAATCAAGAAAAAGTGAGTTTGAGAAGCTAAATGAAGTATATAACAACATAAGAGCGGAATTGCAAGCGAAGGAGGAAACCAGAAAGAATATCGCAGGATATCTGAAGGTCAAGGGAGAGGGAGAAATTACAATTCTTAAGAAGGCATTTCCTAACACATATTTTGAAATTAAGAGAATCCAGAAGGAAATTCAAACACCTGTACTTAGAACAAGCTTTTACTATAGCGAGGGCACAATAAAAGAACTATAA
- a CDS encoding GAF domain-containing protein gives MKYQSILQRLEDEKKDEILSAKLYRYTGLMQAIEYFSQKLVFDQIIEAAFDFINELLLVNNSIVYVREDSRYIVKKVKGFKDYVSEIENTSKLENLATFYGNVLYEKDKIVKFFDLGMVTDMGINAIVPLIIDGKLYGFIMINGKGFADDDYIISESLMRLIDTALENYSRYEDLAKVNKELDEKIFNLFAINQSSKVLLSELRNNALYDLSVELFSELTRSTVTGFVLYDERSGRYVLKGFKDVFYKIKDVFVSLCLNENHKIDSNKVIIDLENPDDCKYFYSLFEESDHQVKKLEAKYIVIIIKEKEILGFVTLSETVTGDEYSSGIFELIESLASSMYIALSNANLFKQVNEQKQIIQRKLDKLVSLNKLTKNISSSLRIDTLMEVAAKTLEVSFNMQKGLLCLYDKESNKFSVSEAIGLGGNLDTGIIPNDNWRRVFEGDYVYEIGQDKVAEYIGYEAAEKVGDAQGILIVPIYIDILEVELSGAIVIFKYDGLQLDNEENLITLETIAGHIAPVLKNLWVIQQQQRFMLPNFVELFKNELKDEVKAAMDYNINLSVIQVEDKRDFIFKGTSIIDSIKTNFRKVYPFSYNNVFIIENEDENIEDRIRTCTGISDLKIRKMVLGKDFKNFASFFDLFR, from the coding sequence ATGAAATACCAGTCAATACTACAAAGGCTTGAAGATGAAAAGAAAGATGAAATTTTATCGGCAAAATTATATAGATATACCGGGCTAATGCAGGCAATAGAATACTTTTCACAAAAACTAGTGTTTGATCAGATAATTGAGGCTGCATTTGATTTTATAAATGAATTATTACTTGTAAACAATTCTATAGTATATGTTCGTGAGGACAGCAGATACATCGTAAAGAAGGTCAAGGGCTTTAAGGATTATGTAAGCGAAATAGAAAATACAAGTAAACTTGAAAACCTTGCTACTTTTTATGGGAATGTCCTTTATGAAAAAGATAAAATAGTTAAATTTTTTGATTTGGGAATGGTCACGGACATGGGCATTAATGCCATAGTTCCGTTAATTATAGATGGTAAGCTTTATGGATTTATAATGATTAACGGCAAAGGTTTTGCAGACGACGACTATATAATATCAGAATCGCTGATGCGTCTTATAGATACCGCTCTGGAAAACTATAGCAGATATGAGGATTTGGCTAAAGTAAATAAGGAGCTTGACGAAAAGATTTTCAATCTTTTTGCCATAAATCAATCATCAAAGGTACTGTTAAGTGAATTACGAAATAATGCATTGTATGACTTATCTGTTGAATTATTTTCAGAATTAACAAGGAGCACTGTAACCGGATTTGTTTTATATGACGAAAGAAGCGGCAGATATGTCTTAAAGGGCTTTAAGGATGTATTTTACAAGATTAAAGATGTTTTTGTTAGTCTTTGCCTTAATGAAAATCATAAAATTGACTCAAACAAAGTTATTATAGATTTAGAAAACCCAGATGATTGCAAGTATTTTTATAGTCTGTTTGAAGAGTCTGACCATCAGGTAAAAAAGCTTGAGGCCAAGTATATTGTTATAATTATAAAAGAAAAAGAAATTCTTGGATTTGTTACTTTGAGCGAAACTGTTACTGGAGACGAATATAGCAGCGGTATTTTCGAACTTATAGAAAGTCTTGCATCATCAATGTATATTGCACTAAGCAACGCTAACTTATTTAAACAGGTAAATGAGCAGAAACAAATTATCCAAAGAAAACTGGATAAGCTTGTCTCTTTGAATAAATTGACAAAGAATATCAGCAGCTCGTTAAGGATAGACACTCTTATGGAAGTTGCAGCTAAGACACTTGAAGTATCTTTTAATATGCAAAAGGGACTGCTTTGTTTGTACGACAAAGAGTCAAACAAGTTTAGTGTCTCTGAAGCAATTGGTTTAGGGGGCAACTTAGACACAGGTATAATCCCCAATGACAATTGGAGACGTGTTTTTGAGGGTGACTATGTTTATGAAATAGGGCAGGATAAAGTAGCCGAATATATAGGGTATGAGGCGGCTGAAAAGGTTGGAGATGCACAGGGAATACTAATAGTTCCTATTTACATAGATATACTGGAGGTTGAGCTTTCAGGTGCCATTGTGATTTTCAAGTATGATGGCTTGCAGCTTGATAATGAAGAAAATCTAATAACTCTTGAAACAATAGCAGGGCATATAGCACCGGTATTAAAGAATCTATGGGTTATTCAACAGCAGCAGAGATTCATGCTGCCCAACTTTGTGGAGCTTTTCAAGAATGAGTTAAAAGACGAAGTAAAAGCTGCCATGGATTATAATATAAATTTATCAGTTATACAGGTTGAGGATAAAAGGGATTTTATTTTCAAGGGTACCAGTATAATTGACAGTATAAAGACGAACTTCAGAAAGGTATATCCCTTTTCATACAACAATGTGTTTATTATTGAGAATGAAGACGAGAATATAGAAGACAGAATAAGAACCTGTACGGGGATTTCTGATTTAAAGATAAGAAAAATGGTTCTGGGTAAGGATTTTAAGAACTTTGCAAGTTTTTTTGACCTTTTCAGATAA
- the acpS gene encoding holo-ACP synthase: MKLLLGTDIVEVDRVKQAIENGGVKFSEKVFTPDEIQYCESRNVVKYQSYAARFAAKEAVSKAFGTGIGKNAAFNEIEIIKDSLGKPNVRLTGKAKAFYDSMGASGISISLSHCREYAVAYATISIISNENKDT, translated from the coding sequence TTGAAATTGCTTTTAGGGACGGATATTGTAGAGGTTGACAGGGTGAAGCAAGCAATTGAGAACGGAGGCGTAAAGTTTTCCGAAAAAGTATTTACCCCAGACGAAATCCAATACTGTGAGAGTAGAAATGTTGTAAAATATCAGAGCTATGCTGCAAGATTTGCAGCAAAAGAGGCTGTTTCAAAGGCTTTTGGAACAGGTATTGGCAAAAATGCAGCTTTTAATGAAATAGAAATTATAAAGGATTCTCTTGGAAAGCCTAATGTAAGATTGACTGGAAAGGCAAAGGCTTTTTATGATTCCATGGGTGCTTCGGGAATATCAATAAGCCTGTCACATTGCAGGGAATATGCTGTCGCGTATGCTACAATTTCCATTATTAGCAACGAGAACAAAGACACATAG
- a CDS encoding metallophosphoesterase family protein yields the protein MKQVSFIHTADIHLDTPFSSLGDKEKADIRRQELENCLENIIDRVRVRSINLLIISGDFFEESCVRGSTIIGVRNLFSELYEAEIVIIPGNHDPLKENSYYNTISWSDNVHILTDSKQVLFLEKFNTCIYNMGAVGRVTEDYARLQGNNISSDRFNILVFHGTVDMPFEESNYNAIGSKDIFNLGMDYVALGHMHNYIRFQNRASIMINPGSPEPMGFDEEGVHGFVQGNIRFTEDNSKLVEATFVPSSSRNYYNIELDVTGCKSNQEIIQKLSMDDNIDFSGKDLYSLTLKGFIPMNFTPDIKYLTEVIKDKCFYLRIKTETSILFDYEQYLEDPGIKGEFVRMLMDMQENEASQERKEILNMAIQLGLQAMENNRVD from the coding sequence GTGAAACAGGTGTCGTTTATACATACTGCGGACATACATCTTGATACGCCTTTTTCATCACTTGGAGATAAGGAAAAAGCAGATATCAGGAGACAGGAATTAGAAAACTGCCTTGAAAATATAATTGACAGGGTTAGAGTTCGAAGTATAAATTTACTGATAATCAGTGGCGATTTTTTTGAGGAGAGCTGTGTTCGCGGCTCCACGATAATTGGGGTAAGAAATCTTTTTTCAGAGCTTTACGAAGCAGAAATTGTAATTATACCCGGTAATCATGACCCTTTGAAAGAAAATTCATACTACAATACAATAAGTTGGAGTGATAATGTACATATTCTTACAGATTCAAAGCAGGTATTGTTCTTGGAAAAGTTCAATACCTGTATTTATAACATGGGGGCAGTTGGACGGGTAACAGAGGATTATGCAAGGCTTCAGGGAAATAATATTTCATCAGATAGATTTAATATTCTGGTTTTTCATGGTACCGTTGATATGCCTTTTGAGGAAAGCAATTATAATGCTATAGGCTCAAAAGATATTTTTAATCTGGGTATGGATTATGTTGCACTTGGACATATGCACAATTATATCAGGTTTCAGAACAGGGCAAGCATTATGATAAATCCGGGAAGTCCGGAACCAATGGGGTTTGACGAAGAGGGAGTACACGGCTTTGTTCAGGGAAATATTAGGTTTACCGAGGATAATAGTAAATTGGTTGAAGCAACCTTTGTGCCATCTTCAAGTAGAAATTACTATAACATAGAGCTGGATGTTACCGGATGTAAGAGCAATCAAGAGATTATTCAAAAATTATCTATGGATGACAACATTGATTTTTCAGGTAAAGATTTATATAGTCTTACTCTAAAAGGATTTATTCCAATGAATTTTACCCCTGATATAAAGTATCTGACAGAGGTTATAAAGGATAAATGTTTTTATTTAAGGATTAAGACTGAAACGTCTATTCTTTTTGATTATGAACAGTATCTCGAAGACCCCGGTATAAAGGGTGAGTTTGTCAGGATGCTTATGGATATGCAGGAAAATGAAGCTTCACAAGAAAGAAAAGAAATTTTGAACATGGCAATACAGTTGGGACTGCAAGCTATGGAAAACAACAGGGTGGACTGA
- a CDS encoding ATP-binding protein: MKIDRLHVRGFGKLEDFTCDFSDGLNVIYGHNESGKSTLMAFIKAMLYGVKGGRAGKNGILPDSKRYMPWNNKQYGGYMNIKLDNYDFYRIDRDFFANKLNLYDSSFNDISDNFIDIRDTNSIGEKLVGLNENLFERTVFIKQMGTRIDTLTSKDLVDRISNIQQSGFEDISYIQAQNALKEALKRQIGTDRSYTRPLDIINQRLAELQEKKADLLNEEKNLEELREKQQDISLNIKKLKLKYRLISRIIDYCKLKQKLKVLNEKKEEIHFLEEAVRQAQENITKLEEDKKSAILHLNNNQVIKVKKLRGIDVFLIICAIATLSVGLAAFVFNIFSPLFALIPVLLTLILFFLRIRTIKREAEMLQKERTDELNRQLSQFDERIAQNKTQHQKLTARIEGQKAKDRAETPESVGSEISGLYTEIMRDKQKIESSLTHYEKELLEDLSKESHESLLVKAYGINKNVLSDIQRWEAEYNTVAQTVKNTSIGSISDIDNEISRLSRQKKSLDSKGEALNIAISTLEAAAEQVRKKYVPVMNKVLNNTFSGLTSQRYSDVRTGDNLKIMLDNPETEKLVPVSMLSDGTIDQIYFALRVAISETVLQNHECMPFIMDEPFAQYDDERTFNALKYIGNISKKQQVIIFTCKKREVELINSEFPCKICSLT, from the coding sequence ATGAAAATCGACAGACTCCACGTAAGGGGATTTGGGAAACTTGAGGATTTTACTTGTGACTTTTCAGATGGTTTGAATGTTATTTATGGACATAATGAGAGTGGTAAATCAACTCTTATGGCATTTATAAAAGCTATGCTGTATGGAGTAAAGGGTGGTAGAGCGGGGAAAAACGGAATTTTGCCTGACAGCAAGAGGTATATGCCATGGAATAACAAACAATACGGCGGATATATGAATATTAAACTGGACAATTATGATTTTTACCGTATTGACAGAGACTTTTTTGCCAACAAATTAAACTTATATGATTCTTCCTTTAATGATATTTCAGATAATTTTATTGACATAAGAGACACAAATAGTATTGGTGAGAAACTGGTAGGGCTTAATGAGAACCTTTTTGAAAGAACTGTATTTATTAAACAGATGGGAACCAGGATTGATACTTTAACGTCCAAAGACCTTGTAGACAGAATCTCAAATATACAGCAGAGCGGATTTGAGGATATATCATACATACAGGCACAAAATGCACTTAAAGAGGCATTAAAGCGTCAGATTGGAACAGATAGAAGTTATACAAGACCTCTGGATATAATAAACCAACGTTTAGCTGAATTACAGGAGAAAAAGGCTGACCTTTTGAATGAAGAAAAAAACCTTGAGGAATTAAGGGAAAAACAGCAGGATATTTCTTTGAATATTAAAAAATTAAAGCTTAAATATAGACTTATAAGCAGGATAATTGATTATTGCAAACTTAAACAAAAGCTAAAAGTTTTAAATGAAAAAAAGGAAGAAATACACTTTCTCGAAGAAGCTGTCCGTCAGGCCCAAGAAAATATTACTAAGCTTGAGGAGGACAAAAAGTCCGCAATTCTTCATCTGAATAATAATCAGGTGATTAAAGTCAAAAAGCTAAGAGGGATAGATGTATTTTTGATAATATGTGCTATAGCAACGTTGTCAGTAGGATTAGCAGCATTTGTTTTTAATATTTTCAGTCCGTTATTTGCTTTAATACCTGTTTTATTAACTCTTATTCTTTTTTTTCTTAGGATAAGGACTATAAAAAGGGAAGCCGAAATGTTGCAAAAGGAAAGGACAGATGAATTAAATCGTCAGCTTTCACAATTTGATGAAAGAATAGCTCAAAATAAGACTCAGCACCAAAAACTTACAGCCAGGATTGAAGGTCAAAAGGCTAAAGATAGAGCAGAGACACCTGAAAGTGTTGGGAGTGAGATATCAGGTTTATATACTGAGATTATGAGAGATAAGCAAAAAATAGAGAGCAGTCTCACACACTATGAAAAAGAACTTCTGGAAGACCTTTCAAAGGAGTCTCATGAAAGTCTGTTGGTAAAGGCTTATGGCATTAACAAAAATGTTTTATCGGATATCCAAAGGTGGGAAGCCGAATATAATACTGTTGCCCAAACTGTTAAAAATACAAGCATAGGCAGCATATCTGACATTGATAATGAAATCAGCCGATTGAGTCGCCAGAAGAAAAGTTTAGATTCCAAGGGAGAGGCTCTGAATATTGCCATAAGTACTTTGGAGGCAGCAGCTGAGCAGGTTAGAAAAAAATATGTACCTGTGATGAATAAAGTACTGAATAACACTTTTTCCGGACTTACATCACAAAGATATAGCGATGTAAGAACAGGAGACAATCTCAAAATTATGCTGGATAACCCGGAGACAGAGAAATTGGTACCTGTTTCAATGCTTAGTGACGGGACTATTGATCAGATATATTTTGCACTGAGGGTTGCTATTTCGGAGACAGTACTTCAAAACCATGAGTGCATGCCCTTTATAATGGATGAACCCTTTGCACAGTATGATGATGAAAGAACCTTTAATGCACTTAAATATATTGGCAATATAAGCAAAAAACAACAGGTAATCATATTTACCTGTAAAAAGAGGGAAGTAGAACTTATCAACAGTGAATTCCCTTGTAAAATCTGCTCATTGACATAG
- a CDS encoding C40 family peptidase yields the protein MRKRLFIYLVAITAIFILTGCGNTEIPVTKNEQYLSGITADNAAVINDAVVDVFGNNDVLSTRVTQALFNQIVKVISQESSWAKIMMLDGTTGWVKSKYISRDTSCVTDGRINNKIVVTAKTVYVYTGTLNDIKYKQVVLGTELYSINKTKTGYDVLLPDNKKGWVEDGGVIAVPSTQNVIPKTSAEGFIQTVRKFEGTIYIIGGVSRWGIDSPGLCYVGSRINGVDIPRNVKEIAKTGISVKLNDIKPGDLLMFSVDNIKKDVSDVGVYTGNNEFIHSSPSRGVVTDSLEDSYYKNRIIGIRRIF from the coding sequence ATGAGGAAACGTTTATTTATTTATTTGGTTGCTATTACAGCAATATTTATATTAACCGGGTGCGGAAACACGGAAATTCCCGTTACAAAAAACGAACAGTATCTAAGCGGTATAACCGCGGATAATGCTGCTGTTATTAATGATGCAGTTGTTGATGTGTTCGGCAATAATGATGTTTTGAGTACCAGAGTGACACAGGCTCTTTTTAACCAGATTGTTAAGGTAATTTCTCAGGAAAGCTCCTGGGCTAAAATTATGATGCTGGACGGGACGACAGGGTGGGTAAAAAGTAAGTACATCAGCAGGGATACCAGCTGTGTTACCGATGGCCGCATTAATAACAAAATAGTTGTAACAGCCAAAACAGTATATGTTTATACAGGAACATTAAATGACATAAAATATAAGCAGGTAGTTCTGGGAACTGAACTTTATTCCATAAATAAAACCAAAACAGGCTATGACGTGCTTTTGCCGGACAATAAAAAAGGCTGGGTTGAAGATGGAGGAGTAATAGCAGTACCTTCTACACAGAACGTTATACCCAAAACTTCAGCTGAAGGTTTTATTCAAACTGTTAGGAAGTTTGAAGGTACCATATACATTATTGGCGGTGTCAGCAGATGGGGAATTGACTCCCCGGGACTATGCTATGTGGGCAGCAGAATTAACGGAGTGGATATACCCCGTAATGTCAAGGAGATAGCAAAGACAGGCATAAGTGTTAAGTTAAATGATATAAAACCCGGAGACCTGTTGATGTTCAGTGTAGACAATATTAAGAAGGATGTCTCTGATGTAGGTGTTTATACAGGGAATAACGAATTTATCCATTCAAGTCCTTCCAGAGGAGTTGTAACCGACTCCTTGGAAGACAGTTATTACAAAAATCGAATAATCGGTATCAGAAGGATTTTTTAA
- a CDS encoding MGDG synthase family glycosyltransferase, which translates to MRVLILYVSVGTGHMKAAEALKESIERQSPDWKVDVLDALKYINPVIDKIVVSSYLGALKRSPKLYSMIYTASGTGTGIYDMSKAVNKLLSYKLKSLINEYKPSAIVCTHPFPMQMLSSLKSKNKLNIPTMAILTDYVVHSLWLDSGMDAFIVANDNMKSEMISRGIPDNIIFPYGIPVSPKFLTPTDKKGLLVKYGLEDKFTVLVMGGGMGFGNIEKTMASLLNCDVDIQIIAVTGTNQKLKFQLEEYASQSSKKVLILSYTERVNELMDISDLLITKPGGMTVSEALVKGLPIFIISPIPGQEEGNASFLIRSGVANKIDSFNNLVNILSQVTNDPSTLKIMRENSKELGKPHSAHDIAVLLGKLVTG; encoded by the coding sequence ATGAGGGTATTGATATTATACGTCTCCGTGGGAACTGGTCACATGAAGGCCGCTGAGGCACTGAAAGAGTCAATTGAGAGACAGTCTCCCGACTGGAAAGTTGATGTTCTTGATGCATTGAAATATATTAATCCTGTAATAGATAAAATTGTTGTCAGCAGTTACTTAGGCGCTTTAAAAAGAAGCCCCAAGCTATACAGCATGATTTATACTGCCTCTGGGACAGGTACGGGTATATATGATATGAGTAAAGCTGTAAACAAGCTTCTGTCATATAAACTAAAATCCCTTATAAATGAGTATAAGCCGTCGGCTATAGTATGTACTCATCCCTTTCCCATGCAAATGCTGTCATCTTTAAAAAGTAAAAACAAGCTGAATATCCCCACAATGGCAATACTCACGGACTATGTAGTTCATTCCCTGTGGCTGGATAGCGGGATGGATGCATTTATTGTGGCTAATGATAATATGAAGTCTGAAATGATAAGCAGAGGAATACCGGATAATATAATTTTTCCATATGGCATTCCGGTTTCTCCTAAATTTCTGACACCAACCGATAAAAAGGGGTTACTTGTAAAATACGGCTTGGAAGATAAATTTACCGTTCTGGTAATGGGCGGTGGTATGGGTTTTGGAAACATTGAAAAAACTATGGCATCACTGTTAAATTGCGATGTTGACATTCAGATAATAGCCGTTACAGGTACCAACCAGAAGCTAAAATTCCAGCTCGAAGAATACGCTTCGCAAAGCAGTAAAAAGGTACTGATTTTAAGCTATACCGAAAGAGTTAACGAGCTAATGGATATTTCTGATCTTTTAATAACAAAACCCGGTGGAATGACTGTGTCCGAAGCTTTGGTTAAAGGTTTGCCTATTTTTATAATATCACCTATACCGGGACAGGAAGAGGGTAATGCAAGCTTTTTAATCAGAAGTGGCGTAGCTAACAAAATAGATAGTTTTAATAATCTGGTAAATATTTTGTCTCAGGTAACTAATGACCCTTCTACACTCAAAATAATGAGGGAAAATTCGAAAGAACTGGGAAAACCACATTCAGCCCATGACATAGCTGTTTTACTGGGCAAACTAGTAACGGGCTGA